In Phormidium yuhuli AB48, one genomic interval encodes:
- the rpmE gene encoding 50S ribosomal protein L31, translated as MPKEGIHPEWYPDAKVYCNGELVMTVGATQPEIHVDVWSGNHPFYTGNQKIIDTEGRVERFLRKYGMTDTREESDSQS; from the coding sequence ATGCCTAAAGAAGGAATTCACCCCGAATGGTATCCCGATGCCAAGGTGTATTGTAACGGTGAGTTGGTGATGACCGTCGGTGCCACTCAGCCGGAAATTCACGTCGATGTTTGGTCGGGGAATCACCCGTTTTACACCGGGAATCAGAAGATTATTGATACGGAAGGACGGGTTGAGCGCTTCTTGCGTAAGTATGGTATGACCGATACTCGTGAAGAGAGCGATTCTCAGTCTTAG
- the rpsI gene encoding 30S ribosomal protein S9: METDQNRVVYWGTGRRKESVARVRLVPGDGQLVVNNKPGDLYLQFNPSYISGAKAPLETLGLENEYDILVSVKGGGLTGQADAIRLGVARALCKLDPDNRQPLKIEGYLTRDSRAKERKKYGLRKARKAPQYSKR, encoded by the coding sequence ATGGAAACTGACCAAAATCGCGTTGTGTATTGGGGAACCGGACGACGTAAGGAATCTGTGGCCCGCGTCCGTCTCGTTCCTGGAGATGGCCAACTGGTGGTCAACAACAAACCCGGAGATCTGTATTTACAGTTCAACCCCAGTTACATTTCCGGGGCTAAGGCTCCTCTGGAAACCTTGGGCTTGGAAAACGAGTACGATATTCTCGTGAGCGTCAAGGGAGGTGGCTTAACCGGACAAGCCGATGCGATTCGCCTTGGGGTGGCGCGGGCCCTGTGTAAACTGGACCCCGACAATCGTCAACCCCTGAAGATTGAGGGCTACCTCACCCGTGACTCCCGTGCTAAAGAGCGGAAGAAATACGGGTTGCGCAAAGCTCGCAAAGCACCTCAGTACTCCAAACGTTAA
- the rplM gene encoding 50S ribosomal protein L13, giving the protein MTAKTYIPPVDSLDRQWYVIDATNQRLGRLASEVAQILRGKNKANYTPHMDVGDFVIIINAEKVAVTGKKGTQKLYRRHSGRPGGMKVETFDKLQARIPERIIEKAVKGMLPKQALGRQLFTKLKVYRGPHHPHEAQKPQTLVIDTNTGDN; this is encoded by the coding sequence ATGACTGCAAAAACCTATATCCCTCCCGTTGATTCGCTCGATCGCCAATGGTACGTCATTGACGCCACGAACCAACGCCTCGGCCGACTCGCCAGTGAAGTGGCTCAAATCCTCCGAGGTAAAAACAAAGCCAATTACACCCCTCACATGGATGTTGGCGATTTCGTCATTATCATCAATGCCGAAAAAGTTGCCGTCACCGGTAAAAAAGGAACCCAGAAACTCTATCGCCGTCACTCCGGTCGTCCGGGGGGAATGAAGGTGGAAACCTTCGACAAGCTTCAGGCTCGTATTCCTGAGCGAATTATTGAGAAAGCCGTCAAAGGGATGTTGCCCAAACAAGCCCTCGGTCGGCAACTGTTTACCAAACTCAAAGTCTATCGGGGACCCCATCATCCCCACGAGGCCCAAAAGCCTCAAACCCTGGTTATTGACACGAATACTGGAGACAACTAA
- the truA gene encoding tRNA pseudouridine(38-40) synthase TruA: MGDRVPTPTQRVALVVQYLGHPFYGWQRQPHHRTVQEEVETAIAKVLGYPVTIHAAGRTDTGVHAAAQVVHVDVNSPIPAHKWAVVLNNTLPEGILIRASAPVSFDWHARFTATWRRYRYLLYTAARPNLFVEPFVWHYYHEPIDEQRIRAALTPLLGRHHLSAFRRAGSSRPHSWVEVQEVLCQRQGPMVCLEVQASGFLYGMMRLLVGMLVQVATGRRSLDEFQSIWKHERREAVKYAAPAKGLCLLDVGYPENPFPPEARSQAMPHFIFDPLSITPEHSL, translated from the coding sequence ATGGGCGATCGCGTTCCTACGCCAACCCAGCGGGTTGCTTTAGTGGTTCAATACCTGGGGCATCCCTTTTATGGTTGGCAACGACAACCTCATCATCGAACGGTTCAGGAAGAAGTGGAAACGGCGATCGCCAAAGTCTTAGGCTATCCGGTCACCATCCACGCCGCCGGCCGCACCGATACTGGGGTTCACGCCGCCGCCCAGGTCGTCCATGTGGATGTCAACAGTCCCATTCCCGCCCATAAATGGGCTGTGGTGCTCAACAATACCCTGCCTGAAGGGATTTTAATTCGAGCATCGGCCCCGGTCAGTTTTGACTGGCACGCCCGTTTCACGGCCACCTGGCGGCGTTATCGCTATCTGCTATACACCGCAGCCCGTCCCAACCTGTTTGTCGAGCCGTTTGTCTGGCATTACTATCACGAACCCATCGATGAACAGCGGATTCGCGCCGCCTTAACCCCCCTCCTCGGTCGTCACCATTTGTCTGCGTTTCGCCGCGCCGGGTCCTCTCGCCCCCATTCTTGGGTGGAGGTTCAAGAGGTCTTGTGCCAGCGACAGGGGCCGATGGTCTGCCTAGAAGTCCAAGCCAGTGGCTTTCTCTATGGCATGATGCGTTTACTGGTGGGAATGTTGGTGCAAGTGGCGACCGGACGGCGATCGCTCGATGAGTTCCAGAGTATCTGGAAACACGAACGGCGGGAAGCTGTGAAATATGCGGCCCCTGCCAAGGGACTCTGTCTCTTAGATGTCGGCTATCCTGAGAATCCCTTCCCCCCCGAGGCGCGATCGCAGGCCATGCCTCACTTTATCTTCGACCCCTTATCCATCACGCCAGAGCATTCATTATGA
- the rplQ gene encoding 50S ribosomal protein L17 — protein MRHSCRVPQLGKPADQRKALLRSLTTELIRHGRITTTKTRAKAVRSEAEHMITLAKEGTLAARRRALGYMYDPQLVHALFAGVNERYGNRNGGYTRILRTVNRRGDNAKMAIIELV, from the coding sequence ATGCGTCACTCTTGTCGTGTCCCTCAACTCGGCAAACCTGCCGACCAGCGAAAAGCACTGTTGCGATCGCTGACGACCGAATTAATTCGTCACGGACGGATTACCACTACCAAAACCCGGGCCAAAGCCGTCCGGTCTGAAGCCGAGCATATGATTACCTTGGCCAAGGAAGGAACCCTAGCCGCTCGCCGTCGGGCCCTGGGGTATATGTATGATCCTCAATTGGTTCATGCCCTCTTTGCTGGGGTCAATGAACGTTATGGGAATCGTAACGGGGGCTATACCCGGATTTTGCGCACCGTGAATCGTCGCGGTGACAACGCGAAAATGGCGATTATCGAACTGGTCTAA
- a CDS encoding DNA-directed RNA polymerase subunit alpha codes for MAQFQIECVESNTEKDQGQYGKFTVEPLERGQGTTVGNALRRILLSNIEGTAVTAVRIAGVNHEFATIPGVREDVLEILLNMKEVVLKNHGGQPHIGRLMVQGPAMVSAEDFDLPSEVEPTSANQYIATLAEGATLEMEFKIETGTGYRSVDRSRDEGGALDFLQIDAVFMPVRKVNYTVEDARIGGSLDKDRLILDIWTNGSISPQEALSQAAKILVELFTPLQDITLESLKDDYTPDEDPTSQIPIEELQLSVRAYNCLKRAQINSVADLLDYSQEDLLEIKNFGQKSAEEVIDALQERLGITLPQEKAKA; via the coding sequence GTGGCGCAGTTTCAAATTGAATGTGTTGAAAGTAACACTGAAAAAGACCAAGGACAATATGGCAAGTTCACGGTCGAACCCCTAGAACGGGGACAAGGAACCACCGTTGGCAATGCCCTACGGCGAATCCTATTGTCAAACATTGAAGGGACGGCGGTAACAGCCGTCCGCATTGCCGGTGTGAACCATGAGTTCGCCACCATTCCAGGGGTTCGTGAGGATGTTCTGGAAATCTTACTGAATATGAAAGAGGTGGTGCTGAAAAACCACGGGGGTCAACCGCACATTGGCCGTTTGATGGTTCAGGGGCCGGCCATGGTCAGCGCCGAAGATTTTGATCTCCCATCTGAGGTTGAACCCACCTCAGCCAACCAGTACATTGCGACGTTGGCCGAAGGGGCAACCCTAGAGATGGAGTTCAAAATCGAGACGGGAACTGGCTATCGTTCCGTAGACCGCAGTCGTGATGAAGGGGGTGCTTTGGACTTCCTACAAATCGATGCGGTATTTATGCCGGTGCGTAAAGTCAACTACACCGTGGAAGATGCCCGTATTGGCGGTTCTCTGGATAAAGATCGGCTCATTTTGGACATTTGGACCAATGGCAGCATCTCTCCCCAGGAAGCCCTCAGCCAAGCGGCCAAAATCTTGGTAGAGTTGTTTACACCTCTGCAAGATATTACCCTCGAATCGCTTAAAGACGATTACACCCCTGACGAAGACCCCACCAGCCAAATTCCCATTGAGGAATTGCAACTGTCGGTTCGGGCTTATAACTGCCTGAAACGTGCTCAGATCAACTCCGTGGCCGATTTGCTGGATTACTCCCAAGAAGATCTCTTAGAGATTAAGAACTTTGGGCAGAAATCGGCGGAAGAGGTGATCGATGCACTGCAAGAGCGTTTGGGGATTACCCTTCCGCAAGAGAAGGCCAAAGCCTAA
- the rpsK gene encoding 30S ribosomal protein S11: protein MARQPKKSGPRKQKRNVPNGVAYIQSTFNNTIVTITDSRGEVISWASAGSSGFKGAKKGTPYAAQTAAESAARRAGDQGMRQIEVMVNGPGAGRETAIRALQGAGLEITLIRDITPIPHNGCRPPKRRRV from the coding sequence ATGGCGAGACAACCCAAAAAATCCGGTCCCCGGAAGCAAAAGCGTAACGTTCCCAATGGCGTGGCGTATATCCAATCCACCTTCAACAACACCATCGTCACCATCACCGACTCACGAGGTGAAGTGATTTCCTGGGCCTCAGCCGGTTCGAGTGGCTTCAAGGGTGCTAAAAAAGGAACCCCGTATGCCGCTCAAACCGCTGCTGAAAGTGCCGCTCGTCGTGCTGGTGACCAAGGAATGCGCCAAATTGAAGTCATGGTCAATGGCCCTGGTGCTGGCCGGGAAACTGCAATCCGTGCCCTACAAGGAGCCGGGTTAGAAATTACTCTCATCCGTGACATCACCCCCATCCCCCATAACGGTTGCCGTCCCCCCAAACGTCGGCGGGTCTAA
- the rpsM gene encoding 30S ribosomal protein S13 — MARIAGVDLPRDKRIEIGLTYIYGIGLKRSQAILAATGVNPDTRVKDLSDSDVASLRQHIEETYQIEGDLRRWETMNVKRLVDIGCYRGRRHRTGLPVRGQRTRTNGRTRRGTRRTVAGKKKPGLKK; from the coding sequence ATGGCACGGATTGCAGGAGTTGACCTCCCCCGCGACAAACGCATTGAAATTGGACTGACCTATATTTACGGCATTGGCCTGAAGCGATCGCAAGCGATCCTAGCGGCCACCGGAGTGAACCCCGACACCCGCGTCAAAGATCTCAGCGATAGTGACGTGGCCAGCCTGCGGCAGCATATTGAAGAGACCTACCAAATCGAAGGGGATCTGCGTCGTTGGGAAACGATGAACGTGAAACGACTCGTCGATATCGGCTGTTATCGCGGTCGCCGTCACCGGACGGGGCTTCCCGTGCGGGGACAACGCACGCGGACCAACGGTCGGACTCGTCGTGGAACCCGCCGCACTGTAGCTGGGAAGAAAAAACCCGGCTTGAAAAAATAA
- the rpmJ gene encoding 50S ribosomal protein L36: MKVRASVRKMCEKCRVIRRRGRVMVICTNPKHKQRQG; this comes from the coding sequence ATGAAAGTTCGAGCATCAGTCCGCAAAATGTGCGAAAAGTGTCGCGTGATCCGACGGCGCGGGCGCGTCATGGTCATCTGCACCAATCCCAAGCACAAACAACGTCAGGGCTAA
- the infA gene encoding translation initiation factor IF-1: MAKQDLIEMEGTVTESLPNAMFRVDLDNGFNVLAHISGKIRRNYIKILPGDRVKVELTPYDLEKGRITYRLRKK; encoded by the coding sequence GTGGCTAAACAAGACCTAATCGAGATGGAAGGAACTGTAACTGAGTCCCTTCCCAATGCAATGTTTCGAGTGGATCTCGATAACGGCTTTAACGTTCTTGCCCATATTTCTGGGAAGATTCGCCGCAATTACATTAAAATTCTGCCCGGCGATCGCGTCAAAGTCGAACTGACGCCCTATGACCTGGAAAAAGGTCGCATCACCTATCGGCTACGCAAAAAATAA
- a CDS encoding adenylate kinase — protein sequence MRLIFLGPPGAGKGTQAQRVSQRLGIPHISTGDILRQAVANQTPLGQKAQSYMDRGDLVPDDLILGLVRERLQEDDAQSGWILDGFPRNLSQAKFLDELLAEIQQSCDRAVNFTVPDEEIVQRLVARGRQDDQEETIRHRLSVYREATTPLISFYEEQSRLLSIDGSQEMDAVTDHLSQSLAA from the coding sequence ATGCGTTTGATTTTTTTGGGACCGCCAGGGGCGGGGAAAGGCACACAGGCTCAACGGGTTTCTCAACGCTTGGGAATCCCTCATATCTCGACCGGGGATATTCTCCGCCAGGCGGTTGCCAATCAAACGCCCTTGGGACAAAAGGCTCAGTCCTATATGGACCGTGGGGATTTAGTCCCTGATGATCTGATTTTGGGCTTGGTGCGGGAGCGGCTACAAGAGGATGATGCCCAGTCGGGCTGGATTCTGGATGGCTTTCCCCGCAATTTGTCTCAGGCGAAGTTTTTGGATGAGTTGTTGGCTGAGATTCAGCAAAGCTGCGATCGCGCTGTGAATTTCACCGTTCCCGATGAGGAGATTGTGCAGCGACTGGTGGCCCGAGGTCGCCAGGATGATCAGGAGGAGACGATTCGTCACCGCCTGAGCGTCTATCGTGAGGCCACTACGCCTCTGATTAGCTTCTACGAGGAACAGTCGCGCTTGCTCTCGATTGATGGTAGCCAGGAAATGGATGCTGTCACGGACCATCTCAGCCAAAGCTTGGCGGCGTGA
- the secY gene encoding preprotein translocase subunit SecY, which translates to MVVNREKAPTAQETFMQMAQAAGLRGRILVTIGLIFVVRLGIYLPVPGIDRERFAADLQGSPFLGLLDAFSGGGLQTLGIFALGILPFINASIAIQLLTAALPTLEDLQKNEGEAGRRKISQITRYIALGVAVLQSIGIALWTSAYAYNPGPLFVTQTIIALVTGAMFVMWVSELITERGIGNGASLLIFVNIVAVLPRSLGDTIQLAQQDQAIVGRVILLLLVFLVTIVGIVFVQEGARRIPIISARRQVGRRLYRERTNYLPLRLNQGGVMPIIFASSFLILPGIIAGATNNPTLVRISEYLSPGGPTPWLYALFYLVLILFFSYFYASLILNPIDLAQNLKKMGSSIPGIRPGRATSEYIERILNRLTFLGAVFLGVVATVPTAVESATRVTTFQGFGATSLLILVGVAIETAKQIQTYVISQRYEGMVK; encoded by the coding sequence ATGGTAGTCAATCGAGAAAAAGCCCCAACGGCTCAGGAAACATTTATGCAAATGGCCCAGGCGGCGGGTCTTCGCGGCCGCATCCTGGTCACCATTGGCTTAATTTTTGTAGTTCGTTTGGGAATTTATCTTCCAGTTCCGGGCATTGACCGAGAGCGCTTCGCCGCCGATTTGCAGGGTAGCCCCTTTTTGGGTCTTCTCGATGCGTTTTCGGGGGGAGGTCTGCAAACCTTGGGGATTTTCGCCCTGGGGATTTTGCCCTTTATTAACGCCTCGATCGCCATTCAGTTACTGACGGCGGCTTTGCCGACTTTGGAAGATTTACAGAAAAACGAGGGGGAAGCGGGACGGCGCAAGATTTCCCAAATTACTCGTTATATCGCCCTCGGGGTAGCGGTGCTGCAAAGCATCGGGATTGCTCTGTGGACCAGCGCCTACGCCTACAACCCCGGACCGCTGTTTGTGACTCAGACGATTATTGCTCTAGTCACTGGAGCCATGTTTGTCATGTGGGTCTCGGAGTTGATTACGGAGCGGGGTATTGGCAATGGTGCATCTTTGTTGATTTTTGTCAACATTGTCGCGGTCTTGCCGAGATCCTTGGGCGATACCATCCAATTGGCGCAACAAGACCAGGCCATTGTCGGACGGGTCATTCTGCTCTTACTGGTGTTCCTCGTCACGATTGTTGGGATTGTCTTTGTGCAAGAAGGCGCACGACGCATCCCGATTATCTCCGCTCGTCGCCAGGTGGGTCGTCGTCTCTACCGTGAACGCACAAATTATCTGCCCCTGCGTCTGAATCAAGGGGGAGTGATGCCGATTATTTTCGCCTCCAGTTTCTTGATTCTGCCAGGAATTATTGCCGGTGCAACCAATAATCCAACCCTAGTTCGCATCTCGGAGTACCTTAGCCCAGGCGGCCCAACTCCTTGGCTGTATGCTCTGTTCTACCTGGTGCTGATTCTGTTCTTCAGTTATTTCTACGCCTCTTTAATTCTAAATCCTATCGATTTGGCGCAAAACCTGAAAAAAATGGGATCGAGTATTCCGGGGATTCGTCCCGGACGGGCCACGAGCGAGTATATTGAGCGAATTTTGAACCGGTTGACCTTCTTGGGAGCGGTTTTTCTCGGTGTAGTGGCGACGGTGCCGACGGCGGTGGAAAGTGCGACTCGGGTGACAACCTTTCAAGGATTTGGCGCAACCTCACTCTTGATTTTGGTGGGGGTTGCCATTGAGACGGCAAAACAGATTCAAACTTATGTCATCTCGCAACGTTATGAAGGAATGGTGAAATAA
- the rplO gene encoding 50S ribosomal protein L15 codes for MRLQDVQPQPGSKKRRRRLGRGIAAGQGASCGKGMRGQKSRSGGGTRPGFEGGQMPLYRRVPKLKHFTVINPKQYTIVNVGQLASFAANSDVTLASVLEANLVHAQQGPLKILGDGELTVALTVNAAAFTRSARQKIEAAGGRCELVTGNTADNSTEADNAE; via the coding sequence ATGAGATTACAAGACGTTCAGCCGCAACCCGGCTCTAAAAAACGCCGCCGTCGTCTCGGCCGTGGGATTGCTGCCGGACAAGGGGCAAGCTGCGGTAAAGGAATGCGCGGCCAAAAGTCTCGCTCCGGTGGCGGCACCCGACCGGGATTTGAAGGGGGTCAAATGCCCCTGTACCGCCGAGTGCCCAAACTCAAGCACTTTACGGTCATCAATCCCAAACAGTACACTATTGTTAATGTGGGTCAACTGGCTTCGTTTGCAGCGAACAGTGACGTGACCTTAGCTTCCGTGCTTGAGGCGAACCTAGTTCATGCTCAACAAGGTCCGCTAAAAATCTTAGGTGATGGCGAGTTAACCGTTGCTCTGACGGTAAACGCGGCTGCCTTTACTCGAAGTGCCCGTCAGAAAATTGAAGCGGCTGGCGGTCGTTGTGAACTCGTTACTGGGAACACCGCTGACAACAGCACTGAAGCTGACAACGCCGAGTAA
- the rpsE gene encoding 30S ribosomal protein S5, whose protein sequence is MAEQRDRRKKGNRNREKESEWQERVVQIRRVTKVVKGGKKLSFRAIVVVGNERGQVGVGVGKAGDVIGAVKKGVADAKKHTITVPLNKASSIPHRVNGEAGGARVMMRPASAGTGVIAGGAVRTVLELAGVRNILAKQLGSSNPLNNARAAVDGLSTLRTFGDVAKERDIPLEQVFS, encoded by the coding sequence ATGGCAGAACAACGCGATCGTCGCAAAAAAGGTAACCGTAACCGCGAAAAAGAGTCCGAATGGCAAGAGCGCGTCGTCCAGATTCGCCGCGTCACCAAAGTGGTTAAAGGCGGTAAAAAACTCAGCTTCCGCGCCATTGTCGTCGTTGGCAATGAACGAGGACAGGTCGGCGTCGGCGTCGGCAAAGCCGGCGATGTCATCGGTGCCGTCAAAAAAGGCGTGGCCGATGCCAAAAAACACACCATCACGGTTCCCCTCAATAAAGCCAGTTCCATTCCCCACCGAGTCAATGGGGAAGCCGGAGGTGCTCGTGTGATGATGCGTCCCGCCTCCGCCGGTACTGGGGTAATTGCTGGGGGTGCGGTTCGTACCGTTCTCGAATTGGCCGGTGTTCGTAACATCCTCGCCAAACAACTCGGGTCCAGTAACCCCCTCAACAATGCTCGCGCCGCCGTTGACGGACTCTCGACCCTGCGGACCTTCGGCGATGTCGCCAAAGAGCGAGATATTCCCCTAGAACAAGTCTTTTCCTAA
- the rplR gene encoding 50S ribosomal protein L18, producing the protein MKLTRKQSTHRRHRRIRRKVQGTTERPRVAVFRSNQHIYVQAIDDTQHHTLATASTLDPDLRASLSGTATCEASAKVGELLAKRLQDKGIDKVVFDRGGNLYHGRVQALAEAAREAGLQF; encoded by the coding sequence ATGAAACTGACCCGAAAGCAGTCCACCCACCGCCGACATCGTCGGATTCGCCGTAAAGTGCAGGGAACCACGGAACGCCCCAGAGTGGCCGTCTTCCGTTCCAACCAGCACATTTATGTCCAGGCGATTGATGACACCCAACATCACACCCTAGCCACCGCTTCGACGCTCGATCCCGATTTACGGGCTAGCCTCTCGGGAACGGCAACCTGTGAAGCCTCGGCCAAGGTTGGTGAACTTCTCGCCAAACGCCTTCAGGACAAAGGTATTGATAAAGTTGTGTTCGATCGCGGGGGAAACCTCTATCACGGTCGAGTGCAAGCTTTAGCTGAAGCCGCTCGTGAAGCCGGTCTTCAGTTCTAA
- the rplF gene encoding 50S ribosomal protein L6 has translation MSRIGKRPIPVPKNVTVNLDGQAVSVKGPLGELSRDFPREVKLSQDDDGTLLVQRRDESRQCRARHGLSRTLLANMVDGVSKGFERRLEIQGVGYRAQVQGRKLVLNVGYSQPVEINPPEGIDISVENNTNVIVKGINKEIVGNVAAQIRGVRPPEVYKGKGIRYAGEQVRRKAGKAGKK, from the coding sequence ATGTCTCGAATTGGCAAACGTCCTATACCCGTTCCCAAGAACGTCACCGTCAACCTTGACGGACAAGCTGTTTCCGTCAAAGGTCCTTTGGGAGAACTCTCACGGGACTTTCCCCGTGAAGTTAAACTCAGCCAAGATGACGACGGAACACTCCTGGTTCAACGTCGCGATGAATCTCGGCAATGCCGCGCTCGTCACGGACTCAGCCGCACCCTCCTAGCCAACATGGTCGATGGCGTGTCCAAAGGCTTTGAACGGCGACTGGAAATCCAAGGGGTGGGCTATCGTGCCCAAGTCCAAGGGCGCAAATTAGTCCTCAACGTGGGTTACAGCCAACCCGTTGAAATCAATCCCCCCGAAGGCATTGATATCAGTGTCGAAAACAACACCAACGTCATTGTTAAAGGGATTAACAAAGAAATCGTTGGTAACGTCGCGGCCCAAATTCGTGGCGTGCGTCCCCCTGAAGTCTATAAAGGCAAAGGAATTCGCTACGCTGGCGAACAAGTCCGTCGTAAAGCCGGGAAAGCCGGGAAAAAATAA
- the rpsH gene encoding 30S ribosomal protein S8 translates to MAANDTIADMLTRIRNSTLARHDTTQVPSTKMTRSIAQVLKDEGFISDFTEEGEGINRHLVISLKYKGKHRQPTIKKLKRVSKPGLRVYSNRKELPRILGGIGIAIISTSHGIMTDREARRQGVGGEVLCYVY, encoded by the coding sequence ATGGCGGCTAACGACACCATTGCAGATATGCTGACGCGCATTCGCAATTCCACCTTGGCGCGACACGACACGACGCAAGTGCCGTCCACCAAGATGACGCGCAGCATTGCCCAAGTCTTAAAAGACGAAGGCTTCATTTCAGATTTCACAGAAGAGGGCGAAGGCATCAACCGCCATCTCGTCATCTCGCTCAAGTACAAAGGCAAACATCGTCAACCCACCATCAAGAAGCTTAAGCGCGTCAGTAAGCCGGGCTTGCGAGTGTATTCCAACCGGAAAGAACTCCCCCGCATCTTAGGCGGAATCGGTATTGCCATCATTTCCACCTCCCACGGGATCATGACCGATCGCGAGGCCCGTCGCCAAGGCGTTGGCGGAGAAGTTCTCTGCTACGTCTACTAA
- the rplE gene encoding 50S ribosomal protein L5, protein MTQRLKTLYLETIVPKLKSEFNYENIHEVPQLSKITVNRGLGEASQNAKALESSLRELAVITGQKPVVTRAKKSIAGFKVREGMPVGVMVTLRRERMYAFLDRLISISLPRIRDFRGISPKSFDGRGNYTLGVREQLIFPEVDYDSIDQLRGMDISIVTTANTDEEGRALLREMGMPFRSN, encoded by the coding sequence ATGACACAGCGACTCAAAACCCTCTACCTAGAGACCATTGTTCCCAAACTCAAATCCGAGTTTAACTACGAGAACATCCACGAAGTCCCCCAACTCTCCAAAATCACCGTGAACCGGGGCTTAGGGGAAGCGTCCCAAAACGCCAAAGCCCTGGAATCTTCCCTACGGGAACTGGCCGTCATCACCGGGCAAAAGCCGGTGGTCACTCGCGCTAAAAAATCCATTGCTGGCTTCAAAGTCCGTGAAGGAATGCCCGTTGGGGTCATGGTGACCCTGCGTCGAGAACGCATGTATGCCTTTCTCGATCGCTTGATCAGCATTTCGTTACCCCGGATTCGCGACTTTCGTGGCATTAGTCCCAAAAGTTTTGATGGTCGAGGCAACTACACCCTCGGGGTCCGTGAACAATTGATCTTCCCCGAAGTGGATTACGACAGTATTGACCAGTTGCGGGGAATGGACATCTCCATTGTCACCACAGCCAACACCGACGAAGAAGGTCGTGCGTTGCTCAGGGAAATGGGAATGCCCTTCCGCAGTAATTGA
- the rplX gene encoding 50S ribosomal protein L24, giving the protein MAKKQRQTTPVRHKMHVKTGDTVQVIAGKDKGKVGEILRAIPETSQVIVKGVNIRTKHVKPTQEGESGSINTYEAPVHSSNVMLYSNKEKVASRACYTFTEDGRKVRKLRKTGEIID; this is encoded by the coding sequence ATGGCTAAAAAACAACGCCAAACTACCCCCGTCCGCCACAAAATGCACGTCAAAACTGGCGATACCGTCCAAGTCATCGCTGGCAAAGATAAAGGTAAAGTGGGCGAAATCCTACGGGCAATTCCTGAAACCAGTCAGGTGATTGTCAAAGGGGTTAACATTCGCACCAAGCATGTCAAACCCACCCAAGAGGGTGAATCCGGTAGCATCAATACCTATGAAGCCCCGGTTCACAGCTCCAACGTCATGCTCTACTCCAACAAAGAAAAAGTAGCCAGTCGGGCGTGCTACACCTTTACCGAAGACGGTCGTAAAGTCAGAAAGCTTAGAAAAACTGGCGAGATCATTGACTAA
- the rplN gene encoding 50S ribosomal protein L14, whose product MIQKETYLNVADNSGARKLMCIRVLGGNRRYAHVGDTVIAVVKDALPNMPIKKSDIVRAVIVRTRKNLLRESGMSIRFDDNAAVIVNPEGNPRGTRVFGPVARELRERNFTKIVSLAPEVL is encoded by the coding sequence GTGATTCAAAAAGAAACCTACCTCAATGTCGCTGACAACAGCGGGGCCCGGAAGCTGATGTGCATCCGAGTCCTCGGGGGGAATCGTCGTTATGCCCACGTTGGCGATACTGTAATCGCCGTCGTCAAAGACGCACTCCCCAATATGCCCATCAAAAAATCGGACATCGTGCGCGCCGTCATCGTCCGCACCCGTAAAAATCTCTTACGGGAAAGTGGTATGAGCATTCGCTTTGATGACAACGCCGCCGTGATTGTCAACCCTGAAGGAAATCCCCGAGGTACTCGCGTTTTCGGCCCCGTTGCCCGTGAACTCCGGGAAAGAAACTTCACCAAAATTGTATCCCTCGCGCCGGAGGTCCTATAA